The Methanococcoides methylutens MM1 genome has a window encoding:
- the thrC gene encoding threonine synthase, with protein sequence MSKVIGLKCRECGAEYEAGIQNTCYECFGPLEVHYDWDEVQDTASKEKIARGPPSIWRYADLLPIDGTNYVDLGAGYNKLHHAKNLGKELGLKELYILDDSVNPTNSFKDRVTSVAVSKALELGATAIGCASTGNLASAVGAHAAKAGIPAYVFIPSSIETGKITQMLTYDPNVIAVDGTYDDANRLASEVADQNPDWAFVNINVRPYYTEGSRTLAFETAEQLGWRAPDHIVAPLGSGALLCALTRGYRELEKIGFIDGGSNIRISGSQPSGCSPISTAVQNDTEVIPIRELDTIAHSLAIGNPADGYYAKQAIQTSGGYAASVTNEEILEAIRLLASTEGIFTEPAGGTTVAGLKKLVESGHIDPDERTVVYVTGNGLKAQDTIAGAVERPESIKSSYSEFTKKLNNITKTNN encoded by the coding sequence ATGAGTAAAGTAATTGGTTTAAAATGCAGAGAATGTGGTGCTGAATATGAAGCTGGTATCCAGAATACCTGCTACGAATGCTTCGGACCGCTTGAAGTGCACTACGACTGGGATGAAGTACAGGACACAGCAAGCAAGGAAAAGATAGCTAGAGGACCACCATCCATCTGGAGATATGCAGACCTTCTTCCGATAGACGGAACTAATTATGTTGACCTTGGTGCAGGTTACAATAAATTGCATCACGCAAAGAACCTTGGTAAAGAACTGGGACTTAAAGAATTATACATTCTTGACGATTCAGTGAATCCCACGAATTCATTCAAGGACAGGGTCACGTCAGTTGCAGTAAGCAAGGCTCTGGAACTCGGTGCCACTGCAATTGGCTGTGCATCCACAGGAAACCTCGCATCCGCAGTAGGAGCACATGCTGCAAAAGCTGGAATTCCGGCATACGTCTTCATACCTTCCTCCATTGAGACTGGTAAGATAACACAGATGCTCACATACGATCCAAACGTTATAGCTGTTGACGGGACCTATGATGATGCAAATCGTCTTGCAAGTGAGGTCGCAGACCAAAATCCCGACTGGGCATTTGTAAACATAAATGTCAGGCCATACTACACGGAAGGTTCCAGAACACTCGCATTTGAAACTGCCGAGCAGCTCGGATGGAGGGCTCCTGATCACATCGTTGCACCGCTTGGAAGCGGAGCACTATTGTGTGCATTGACCAGAGGTTACAGGGAACTTGAAAAGATAGGTTTCATCGATGGAGGCAGTAACATCAGGATATCCGGTTCACAGCCAAGCGGATGTTCCCCAATATCGACCGCTGTTCAGAACGATACAGAAGTCATCCCGATAAGGGAACTTGACACAATTGCCCACAGCCTGGCTATCGGAAATCCTGCTGACGGATACTATGCAAAGCAGGCGATCCAGACTTCAGGAGGTTATGCTGCATCCGTAACGAACGAGGAGATACTTGAGGCTATACGCCTGCTTGCAAGTACTGAAGGAATTTTCACAGAACCTGCCGGCGGAACAACAGTTGCTGGTCTTAAGAAGCTTGTGGAAAGCGGCCATATTGACCCCGATGAAAGAACAGTTGTATATGTAACAGGTAATGGTCTGAAAGCACAGGATACTATTGCGGGGGCAGTTGAGAGACCGGAGTCCATAAAGTCATCATATTCCGAATTCACAAAGAAGCTCAACAATATCACAAAAACCAACAATTAA
- a CDS encoding ubiquitin-like small modifier protein 1, protein MVSIRFSSALNNITKTRSTNIDLGTVTIKALFDRLTSEYGEDFERRLLQDGEVRRFVNVYVNGEDIRHLSGLDTKITDSDEISILPAVSGG, encoded by the coding sequence ATGGTATCTATAAGATTTTCATCAGCACTGAACAACATAACAAAAACAAGATCAACAAATATCGATCTGGGTACTGTTACAATAAAGGCCCTTTTTGATAGACTTACGAGCGAGTATGGGGAGGATTTTGAAAGACGTCTGCTTCAGGATGGTGAAGTACGAAGGTTCGTAAATGTCTATGTCAATGGAGAAGATATAAGGCACCTTTCAGGACTTGACACCAAAATAACCGATTCTGACGAAATATCAATTTTGCCAGCAGTAAGCGGTGGCTGA
- the cysN gene encoding sulfate adenylyltransferase subunit CysN has translation MKGSDSLIEQSQNIDLLRFATAGSVDDGKSTLIGRLLYDSKSIFEDQLHLIKTFSKAHRNQEIDYSLVTDGLKSEREQGITIDVAYRFYSTPKRRFIIADTPGHEQYTRNMATGASNASLALILIDARNGVVTQTKRHSFISSLLGIRNFVVAVNKMDLVDYSEEVFENIVSEFNAFADKLSDESIYFIPISALKGDNVIERSENMPWYKGSTLLDYLENVNVTGGRNLTDFRFPVQYVNWGGGDDFRGYCGTIASGIIHKGDEVRVLPSGKTSRISRIVTYDGDLDHAFAPMAVTLCLEDDIDISRGDMIAKVDDLPVIAGSLEANIVWMDSEPMQMGKDYVIKHTTSTVKGSFSEVLHEFDPEDISMRSSEFLSLNEIGKVKVELKAPIFADIYSENRISGSFIVIDPHTNQTAAAGMITKYKQVSPDKACKAVKPRVIRYPGDKKEEAQANYDRLSMQGTHCIYVDDELLQENVCKGIPVDSAQYSDTIEGLCEIVTRSGVSVVLCSDHVNS, from the coding sequence TTGAAGGGATCTGACTCTTTGATCGAACAAAGCCAGAATATTGATCTGCTGCGTTTTGCCACTGCAGGAAGTGTGGACGATGGTAAATCAACCCTCATCGGGAGATTACTATACGATTCAAAATCAATATTCGAGGACCAGTTGCATTTAATAAAGACATTCTCGAAGGCCCACAGGAATCAGGAGATCGATTATTCCCTTGTAACCGATGGTCTGAAATCAGAAAGAGAGCAGGGGATCACAATTGATGTCGCCTACAGGTTCTATTCGACCCCGAAAAGGCGCTTCATTATTGCAGATACCCCCGGGCATGAGCAATACACGAGGAACATGGCCACAGGTGCATCTAATGCATCCCTTGCCCTGATCCTCATTGACGCCAGGAACGGAGTTGTAACACAGACAAAAAGGCATTCGTTCATCTCGTCCCTTCTTGGGATCCGGAACTTTGTGGTAGCTGTCAATAAGATGGATCTTGTAGACTACTCAGAGGAAGTGTTCGAGAACATTGTGAGCGAGTTCAATGCTTTTGCTGACAAGTTATCGGATGAATCAATATACTTCATACCCATAAGTGCTCTCAAAGGTGACAATGTCATCGAACGAAGCGAGAACATGCCCTGGTATAAGGGTTCTACATTGCTCGATTACCTTGAGAACGTAAATGTGACTGGTGGTCGCAACCTTACTGATTTCAGGTTCCCTGTGCAGTATGTAAACTGGGGAGGTGGCGATGATTTCAGGGGTTATTGTGGAACAATAGCTTCAGGCATTATACACAAAGGTGATGAGGTCAGAGTTCTTCCTTCAGGAAAAACAAGCAGGATCTCAAGGATCGTCACGTATGATGGCGATCTCGATCATGCCTTTGCTCCCATGGCAGTGACCCTTTGCCTTGAGGATGACATTGACATCAGTCGAGGGGACATGATCGCGAAGGTTGATGATCTTCCTGTAATTGCCGGAAGTCTGGAGGCAAACATCGTATGGATGGATAGTGAGCCCATGCAGATGGGGAAGGATTATGTTATCAAGCATACTACCAGCACTGTCAAAGGAAGTTTCTCTGAAGTGCTTCATGAGTTCGATCCGGAGGATATCAGCATGAGGTCTTCGGAGTTCCTGAGCTTGAATGAGATCGGAAAGGTCAAGGTCGAGTTAAAGGCTCCGATATTTGCTGATATCTATTCGGAGAATCGGATATCAGGTTCTTTCATTGTGATCGATCCTCACACCAACCAGACAGCTGCTGCCGGTATGATCACTAAATACAAACAGGTATCTCCTGACAAAGCCTGCAAAGCTGTCAAGCCCAGGGTTATCAGGTATCCGGGAGACAAAAAAGAAGAGGCACAGGCGAATTATGATCGCCTTTCCATGCAGGGTACGCATTGTATCTATGTGGATGATGAGCTGCTACAGGAAAACGTCTGCAAGGGAATCCCGGTCGATAGTGCGCAATATTCCGACACTATTGAGGGTCTGTGTGAGATCGTTACAAGATCAGGTGTTTCTGTGGTCTTGTGTTCTGATCATGTGAACAGTTGA
- a CDS encoding PGF-pre-PGF domain-containing protein, protein MKVKSLLTNSFTNSFTNSFSGPPGNKIFSHLLVIFLFLLSVCTFIAPVSAETLVILSPDNQSAEVGSEFVVNVYVEPDVPISGMQFDLYFDGSMLNVKSVSEGDLFSKTATTFFNKGTIDNTAGSIIYSHGVILGKEEVNNPGVLATIVFEPLREGTSDLNFANVIISNSSGSSVPISVNDAVVIISDTSSTGVNTGSSGSGSSGGGGGGATGEAFDNILVKDASTSNVVAGELSRYEFSEERSPIGYIQFKGVSNAGQISTLIEVLEGTSTLVGSQAPGVVYQNMNIWVGNAAFGDDNIEDAVIGFRVSKEWLFENDIEASNVALYRYSDEKWNRLSTIIIEGDDQYSYFEAETPGFSPFAITAITEKPGSTETEDSVDEVSSEDAGINDNDDQALSQNMVLVIFIVFMFLAIKRGRGS, encoded by the coding sequence ATGAAAGTAAAATCTTTACTCACAAATAGTTTTACGAATAGTTTTACGAATAGTTTTTCAGGCCCCCCTGGCAACAAAATTTTCAGTCACCTTCTTGTGATATTTTTATTTTTGCTGTCAGTGTGCACCTTTATTGCCCCAGTCTCTGCAGAGACTTTAGTGATCCTATCTCCGGATAATCAATCTGCAGAAGTGGGATCTGAATTTGTTGTTAATGTCTATGTAGAACCAGATGTGCCTATCTCGGGGATGCAGTTCGACCTTTATTTTGATGGTTCTATGCTTAATGTAAAAAGTGTGTCAGAAGGTGATCTTTTTAGCAAGACTGCGACTACTTTTTTCAATAAAGGCACTATTGACAATACAGCAGGTAGTATCATATATTCTCATGGTGTAATTCTTGGGAAAGAAGAAGTTAATAATCCCGGCGTACTTGCAACTATTGTTTTTGAACCTCTCAGGGAGGGTACTTCAGATCTGAACTTTGCAAATGTTATAATAAGCAATTCCAGTGGATCATCGGTTCCGATATCTGTGAATGATGCTGTTGTGATAATATCTGATACATCATCTACAGGGGTAAATACAGGTAGTAGTGGTTCCGGAAGTAGTGGTGGAGGTGGCGGTGGTGCTACCGGTGAAGCTTTTGACAATATTCTTGTGAAAGATGCTTCTACTTCCAATGTAGTTGCAGGAGAGTTGTCGAGATACGAATTCAGTGAAGAAAGATCCCCAATTGGCTATATTCAGTTCAAGGGTGTGAGCAATGCAGGTCAGATCAGTACACTCATTGAAGTTTTGGAGGGAACTTCTACGCTTGTAGGTTCACAGGCCCCGGGAGTTGTATATCAGAACATGAACATCTGGGTAGGTAATGCTGCATTTGGTGATGATAATATAGAGGATGCTGTTATAGGTTTCAGGGTAAGTAAAGAATGGCTTTTTGAAAATGATATTGAAGCATCAAACGTTGCATTATATCGCTATAGTGATGAGAAATGGAACCGGCTTTCTACGATCATTATTGAAGGAGATGATCAATACAGCTATTTTGAAGCAGAAACTCCTGGTTTCTCACCATTTGCAATAACTGCGATCACGGAGAAACCGGGCTCAACAGAAACTGAGGATTCTGTTGATGAAGTTTCTTCAGAGGATGCTGGCATCAATGACAATGATGATCAAGCCTTGAGTCAGAACATGGTTCTGGTGATTTTTATTGTTTTCATGTTCCTGGCTATAAAGCGTGGCAGAGGTAGTTAA
- the cysD gene encoding sulfate adenylyltransferase subunit CysD: MAIAEESYRLSNLKTLEAESIGIIREVAAEFENPVMLYSVGKDSSVMAHLAIKAFYPKKVPFPLLHIDTGYKFPEMYEFRDQYTKKHDLDLKVHRNEDAIKRGINPLTVGTVKCCAELKTKALLDGLKEGGYDAAFGGARRDEEKSRAKERIFSFRDKHGQWNPKDQKPELWNLFNSKIDPGESIRVFPLSNWTELDIWTYIYHENIEIVPLYFAKKRPVIEKHGQLIPVYTDEHEEDVKEVMCRFRTLGCHYCTGAVRSEADTLPKIIEEMMVARHSERITRVIDHDQDSSMEQKKKEGYF, translated from the coding sequence ATGGCCATTGCGGAAGAATCTTATCGGCTTTCAAATTTAAAGACGCTTGAAGCCGAAAGCATAGGCATTATCAGAGAGGTCGCTGCAGAATTCGAAAATCCGGTTATGTTGTATTCTGTGGGCAAGGACTCGTCAGTGATGGCTCACCTGGCTATCAAGGCCTTTTACCCGAAAAAAGTACCTTTCCCCTTATTGCATATTGATACGGGATACAAGTTTCCTGAGATGTATGAATTCAGGGATCAATATACGAAGAAACACGATCTGGACCTGAAGGTTCACAGGAACGAGGACGCTATCAAAAGAGGAATAAATCCCCTTACAGTGGGGACGGTCAAATGTTGTGCCGAGCTTAAGACGAAAGCTCTCCTTGACGGACTAAAGGAAGGTGGCTATGATGCAGCCTTTGGAGGTGCCAGAAGGGATGAAGAAAAATCAAGAGCAAAGGAAAGGATCTTTTCCTTCCGTGACAAGCATGGCCAGTGGAATCCGAAGGATCAGAAACCCGAATTATGGAACCTCTTCAATTCAAAGATCGACCCCGGAGAATCTATCAGGGTATTTCCACTCTCTAACTGGACAGAGCTTGATATCTGGACATATATCTACCATGAGAATATTGAGATCGTGCCTCTTTACTTTGCCAAGAAAAGGCCGGTCATCGAGAAGCATGGTCAGCTAATTCCGGTCTATACGGATGAACACGAGGAAGATGTCAAAGAGGTCATGTGCCGCTTCAGGACCTTGGGATGCCATTACTGTACAGGTGCGGTAAGGTCAGAGGCAGACACTTTGCCAAAGATCATCGAGGAGATGATGGTTGCCCGCCATTCCGAGCGTATCACAAGGGTGATCGACCACGACCAGGACAGTTCCATGGAACAAAAGAAGAAGGAGGGATACTTTTGA
- a CDS encoding phosphoadenylyl-sulfate reductase: MPEPDKELTIEMEQLAEDYKSRSPQEILEYALNRFGSDIAIAFSGSEDVVLIDMATKIKADVNVFSIDTGRLHPETYKFFEVVRDHYNINLEIFFANREKTEELVHKKGMFSFYKDGHKECCAARKVDPLKRSLSRRSAWITGQRKDQSPNTRAYIPVVEVDPVFGDGTLVKFNPLANWTSGQVWNYIRENNVPYNELHEKGYVSIGCEPCTRPVLPGQHEREGRWWWEEATKKECGLHSGNISSRD, encoded by the coding sequence ATGCCGGAGCCAGATAAGGAATTAACAATAGAAATGGAACAATTGGCTGAAGACTATAAAAGTAGGTCTCCTCAGGAGATTCTTGAGTATGCTCTGAACAGGTTTGGATCAGATATCGCTATTGCATTCAGCGGTTCAGAGGACGTTGTGCTCATTGATATGGCAACAAAGATCAAGGCAGATGTGAATGTCTTCTCCATTGACACCGGTCGTCTGCATCCTGAAACCTACAAGTTCTTCGAAGTGGTGCGGGATCATTATAACATTAATCTGGAGATATTCTTTGCGAACAGGGAAAAGACCGAAGAATTGGTTCACAAGAAGGGTATGTTCTCTTTCTATAAGGACGGGCACAAAGAATGTTGTGCTGCCAGAAAGGTCGATCCACTCAAACGTTCCCTTAGCAGGAGGTCTGCATGGATCACCGGCCAGCGCAAGGACCAGAGCCCCAACACACGTGCATATATTCCTGTTGTAGAGGTAGATCCTGTATTTGGGGACGGCACGCTTGTGAAGTTCAATCCTCTGGCAAACTGGACCTCCGGGCAGGTCTGGAATTACATCAGGGAGAACAATGTTCCCTACAATGAACTCCATGAAAAGGGGTATGTCAGCATTGGTTGTGAACCATGTACAAGACCTGTTCTGCCGGGGCAGCATGAACGTGAAGGACGCTGGTGGTGGGAAGAAGCAACCAAAAAAGAATGTGGACTTCATTCGGGGAACATCAGTTCCCGGGACTGA
- a CDS encoding ABC transporter substrate-binding protein — protein sequence MMKLRIGHLSTMYHTSFILMGTDWLEKAGIEPEWKLFGGGPAIVHALENNELDIGYIGLPPTMIGIDRGLEVKCIAGGHVEGTVMITTPEFRTLEECRSDRILFLEQFKGHLIACPPSGSIHDVIIRNYNKEAGFENDIDVLNYEWADMIPEAIADGEIKVAVGTPSLAVVAKRYCDAKMVIPPEKLWPDNPSYGIVATCDMIENSPDTLLKFIKLHENACEFIRENTEEASKLVSDTIEIIDADFVKEMYEVSPKYSAGISEDYIGSTMRFVDVLNELGYISKKLEQKDIFDLHFVEELEL from the coding sequence ATGATGAAATTGAGAATCGGACACCTTTCTACCATGTACCATACCTCATTCATACTGATGGGGACAGACTGGCTTGAAAAAGCAGGAATTGAACCAGAGTGGAAACTTTTTGGAGGAGGACCTGCGATCGTCCATGCACTCGAGAATAACGAGCTGGACATCGGATATATCGGCCTGCCCCCCACAATGATAGGGATCGATCGCGGATTAGAGGTCAAGTGTATTGCAGGCGGTCATGTTGAAGGAACTGTGATGATAACCACTCCTGAATTCCGGACCCTCGAAGAATGTAGAAGTGATCGGATACTTTTTTTGGAACAATTTAAAGGGCATTTAATAGCCTGTCCACCTTCCGGTTCCATTCATGATGTGATCATCAGGAACTATAATAAGGAAGCAGGGTTTGAGAATGACATCGATGTCCTGAATTACGAGTGGGCTGACATGATCCCCGAAGCAATAGCAGACGGGGAGATCAAAGTTGCAGTTGGGACACCATCACTTGCTGTTGTGGCAAAAAGGTACTGTGATGCAAAAATGGTGATACCGCCTGAAAAGCTGTGGCCTGATAACCCAAGTTACGGGATAGTTGCAACCTGTGACATGATCGAGAACTCACCTGATACTCTTTTGAAGTTCATTAAATTGCATGAAAATGCCTGTGAATTCATTCGTGAAAATACAGAAGAGGCATCAAAACTCGTTTCCGATACCATTGAAATAATAGATGCCGACTTTGTGAAAGAGATGTATGAAGTATCACCAAAATACTCAGCAGGCATATCAGAAGATTACATTGGTTCCACTATGAGATTCGTAGATGTGTTGAACGAACTCGGATATATCTCAAAGAAGCTCGAGCAGAAAGATATCTTTGACCTTCATTTTGTTGAAGAGCTGGAACTTTAA
- the moeB gene encoding molybdopterin-synthase adenylyltransferase MoeB, with protein MLGEFTEEQIRRYSRHIILQEVGGKGQQKLLSSRVLCIGAGGLGSPIIQYLAAAGVGTIGIVDDDVVDLSNLQRQVIHGGNVDVPKVESAKQYVENLNPDVKVITYQERISPDNILDIINDYDIVVDGSDNFATRYLVNDACVLAKKPLSHGSIFRFEGQVTTILPDEGPCYRCLFEHAPPAGMVPSCQEAGVIGVLPGIIGVIQATEVIKYLLGFGDLLKGRLIFYDAFGMSFDEIKVRKNPSCPVCGTEPSIISIEDENYQQGGGVCSIG; from the coding sequence ATGCTAGGTGAATTTACTGAAGAACAGATCAGGCGGTATTCAAGACACATAATACTGCAGGAAGTTGGTGGTAAGGGACAACAGAAGTTATTGTCTTCCAGAGTGCTCTGTATAGGTGCAGGAGGTCTTGGTTCTCCTATCATACAGTATCTGGCAGCCGCCGGAGTTGGGACCATCGGTATCGTTGATGACGACGTTGTGGACCTTAGCAATCTTCAAAGGCAGGTCATACATGGAGGTAATGTAGATGTTCCAAAGGTCGAATCTGCAAAACAGTATGTTGAGAACCTGAACCCTGATGTGAAAGTTATAACTTATCAGGAACGGATCAGTCCTGACAATATCCTGGATATAATAAACGACTACGACATCGTAGTGGATGGTTCTGATAATTTTGCCACCCGCTACCTGGTCAACGATGCCTGTGTGCTTGCAAAAAAACCTCTTTCTCACGGTAGCATCTTTCGTTTCGAAGGTCAGGTTACGACAATACTTCCTGATGAAGGTCCATGTTACAGGTGTCTTTTTGAGCATGCTCCGCCTGCCGGGATGGTTCCAAGCTGTCAGGAGGCCGGAGTCATCGGAGTACTTCCTGGTATAATTGGTGTCATCCAGGCAACTGAGGTCATCAAATACCTTTTGGGATTCGGGGATCTGCTGAAAGGTCGCCTTATATTCTATGATGCCTTTGGCATGTCTTTCGATGAGATCAAGGTACGTAAGAACCCTTCATGTCCGGTATGTGGGACAGAGCCTTCTATAATTTCAATTGAGGATGAGAATTATCAGCAAGGAGGCGGGGTCTGTAGTATTGGATGA
- a CDS encoding 4Fe-4S binding protein yields the protein MGNKTINYDRLKQGGFLRQRQKEDLFSMRLRVVGGQLTADQLRALADASEKYGRGEVHITARQGLEISYVPLDDAEDLLDELEKGDVYQGTCGPRVRGVVACQGNLICPRGLIDAEDIAKKIDEKYFAMELPGKFKFAVTGCPSSCMKPQENDLGVMGGLEPEWVNDKCTYCGLCQTVCPVDAIKVENGALEFYRDKCNLCGQCLLICPTEAWVKSREGYTVYVGGKVGKYPRLGVKLTELVDEDTLFRIIERSVEFFKIEATSGERFGDTIQRVGFEEFKAFVLE from the coding sequence ATGGGTAATAAGACTATCAACTATGACAGGCTCAAACAAGGCGGTTTTCTTCGCCAGAGGCAGAAGGAAGACCTTTTCTCAATGCGACTTCGTGTCGTTGGGGGTCAGCTGACTGCTGATCAGCTTCGGGCACTTGCAGACGCTTCCGAGAAGTATGGCAGGGGAGAGGTCCACATAACTGCACGGCAGGGACTTGAGATATCATACGTTCCTCTTGACGATGCAGAGGACCTTCTTGATGAGCTTGAGAAAGGAGATGTTTATCAGGGGACCTGTGGACCCAGGGTCCGCGGAGTCGTTGCATGTCAGGGAAATCTCATCTGTCCGCGTGGGCTGATCGATGCAGAGGATATTGCAAAGAAGATCGATGAAAAGTACTTTGCCATGGAACTTCCTGGCAAGTTCAAATTTGCAGTTACTGGCTGTCCGTCATCATGTATGAAGCCACAGGAAAATGACCTTGGGGTAATGGGGGGACTTGAGCCGGAATGGGTAAATGATAAATGTACCTATTGTGGTCTCTGTCAAACAGTGTGTCCCGTGGATGCGATAAAGGTCGAGAATGGTGCCCTGGAATTTTACAGGGACAAATGTAATCTCTGTGGGCAATGTCTACTGATATGCCCGACAGAAGCATGGGTAAAATCCCGTGAAGGTTACACGGTTTATGTTGGCGGCAAGGTCGGTAAATATCCAAGGCTTGGTGTCAAACTTACCGAGCTTGTGGATGAAGATACTCTGTTCAGGATAATCGAGAGGTCTGTGGAGTTCTTCAAGATCGAAGCAACTTCAGGAGAACGGTTTGGAGATACTATCCAGCGTGTGGGCTTTGAAGAGTTCAAGGCTTTTGTGCTGGAATGA
- a CDS encoding threonyl-tRNA synthetase editing domain-containing protein, translating into MKMLMFDTESFWFETFSKTLDHVDDIEREESFTDSAVVFIHVEAEDEPRKNKVVKSAVANLKWYLNKVNKKRIVLHSFAHLSSSKSSPEFAVEVILAIRDKLESKGIEAHTTAFGYFSEFSIHVRGESLAKVFKEI; encoded by the coding sequence ATGAAAATGTTAATGTTCGATACGGAATCTTTTTGGTTTGAAACTTTCAGCAAGACCCTTGACCACGTAGATGATATCGAAAGAGAGGAATCTTTTACGGATTCTGCAGTTGTTTTCATTCATGTTGAAGCAGAGGATGAACCAAGAAAGAACAAAGTGGTAAAAAGTGCAGTTGCAAACCTGAAATGGTACTTAAATAAAGTCAATAAAAAAAGGATCGTACTGCATTCATTTGCTCATCTTTCTTCAAGCAAATCCTCTCCTGAGTTTGCAGTAGAGGTCATTTTGGCGATTCGGGATAAACTCGAGAGCAAAGGAATTGAAGCCCATACTACTGCTTTTGGCTACTTCTCGGAGTTTTCGATCCATGTTCGTGGTGAATCTCTGGCAAAAGTGTTCAAAGAGATCTGA
- a CDS encoding sulfurtransferase TusA family protein has product MDKMIADFELDVRGQCCPYPLIRTKELMDELETGEILLVIANEAMTPQNIATWTKKTGNVLLAVEEKGGVFSIYVRKA; this is encoded by the coding sequence ATGGATAAAATGATAGCAGACTTTGAGCTTGATGTGAGGGGACAGTGCTGCCCATACCCACTTATCAGAACAAAGGAACTAATGGATGAGCTGGAAACAGGCGAGATTCTGTTAGTCATAGCAAATGAAGCCATGACCCCACAGAACATCGCCACATGGACAAAAAAGACAGGGAATGTACTGCTCGCGGTTGAAGAAAAGGGAGGCGTCTTCAGCATATACGTCCGCAAGGCCTGA
- a CDS encoding tetratricopeptide repeat protein, with product MAKDDVNKVVERYIASGRAEKDVNKKEHYFRMALQLQPKNVHALNNLALLLQHERKFRDAVALYEKILSIGVVARPYPVYYNISICLKNLGNLEGAKTYINRALGIKPGDEMLLELKEEITDLLNSASKGSAPKMISSSPGVGEVYDQWDPPAVSTLTSQMYYADWNDYKYHRGLGETDLHEKVVRDKLEKRVYCCSSCRYFSAGACRKKGKAGRKVRSDSICKQFIPQND from the coding sequence ATGGCAAAGGATGATGTAAATAAGGTCGTTGAGAGGTATATTGCCTCCGGCAGGGCGGAAAAGGATGTTAATAAGAAAGAACATTATTTCCGGATGGCTTTGCAGCTGCAGCCCAAAAATGTGCACGCATTGAATAATCTGGCTCTTCTTTTGCAGCATGAACGCAAGTTCAGAGATGCAGTTGCCCTTTATGAAAAGATCCTGAGTATAGGTGTTGTGGCAAGACCTTATCCTGTATACTATAATATCTCAATTTGCCTGAAGAACCTTGGTAACCTTGAAGGTGCAAAAACATACATCAACCGGGCACTGGGAATAAAACCCGGTGATGAGATGCTATTGGAATTGAAAGAAGAGATAACTGACCTTCTAAACAGTGCGTCAAAGGGATCAGCTCCAAAGATGATTTCCAGTTCTCCGGGTGTTGGAGAAGTTTATGATCAATGGGATCCTCCTGCCGTTTCTACACTTACCAGCCAGATGTATTATGCTGACTGGAACGATTACAAGTATCATCGTGGGCTGGGTGAGACCGATCTTCATGAAAAGGTTGTCAGGGATAAACTGGAAAAGCGAGTTTATTGCTGTAGTTCTTGTCGCTATTTCTCTGCAGGGGCCTGCAGGAAAAAGGGGAAAGCTGGCAGGAAAGTGCGGTCTGATTCTATATGCAAACAATTTATTCCGCAAAATGATTGA